Part of the Drosophila pseudoobscura strain MV-25-SWS-2005 chromosome 2, UCI_Dpse_MV25, whole genome shotgun sequence genome, AAGCGCTTCTAACTGTGAAGTACAGTGGTGGCCAAAACATGGCAAAACAAGCTGTGTGCgagagcaaaagaaaaagagctTGAGAGCGCAATGGAGATAACAGAACTTGTCTAATTGTATGAGACTCGACTCTTCTCTGGACCTGCCACAAATTCAGACTACTGAACGCTGCTGTACTTACGCGATCAGAGCGAGATGGAGCTCGTGACCTTCACGACGAGTTTTGAAAAACAACATCCACAACATGCGTGCGTTCGTAGTACTACGCataaacacacagacacgcgaacgcacacacactcaactCGCTTATCAGCAGAGAACCAccactaaaaataaacatgAAAATACAAATTCGCGCCAAAACgcaaaaaaacaccaacagcagGCTCCATTGGCTCCTCGTGCGcccagaaaaacaaaacacgaaGTGGAGGCCAGCTTTGGGAGCCGATGTCTTTGATACTCTTGCAGATCCATTGTTCGTATGGAAACgctgtacatatacatatcatAAAAACTTCAATtctgaaaatatttacatagcAGAGCTCTAAAGGTTTCTTTTGCTGTTTAGCTTAAGCCTGAGTTTGGTTCTCTGACAAATACTTGTTTTTATACCGATTCATATGGAAACAGAGAATACGCCTATATGGGCTCCACGTCATAAAAGTCAGATGTCAGGAATGTCACGTTTATAGTTACAAACCTCTAGTCGATTTAAAAATACCCTCTACAAGGGTAGAGGAAAcacctcctctctctctctctcacaaaACGAATTAGAGGTACAAAGAGGAGCACAGAAAAAGAGAGCGCGAGCAGCCTGTTTGTCTATACGCGCGCGcgtgattgtgtgtgtgagggctGACGTCGTATAAGAGTGACGCCGCTGTGGGTTGAGATTGCGTTTGTCGTTGTGGGTGCGGCCGCtgtgcacaaaaaaaacaacaaaaacaactacaaCACTACCACAACTTATGTACAGTCGCCCGCTCTTGGCAGGCGTGTGCCAAGTAGttgttgtatttgtaatttttttccaTCCAATTCATGCACACATATGCACTTgcacaagagcagcagcaataagGCGTTGGCgctgattttaatttaattgaggCCTCTCAATTAATTGCTctgcagcagtagcagctgCACTCCCTGACGCAATCACCGTTGTCGTTGTCCGAAGATTATGGGATGCAGAATATAGAAAAGAATCTTTTTGGCGCGCAGAACGAAACGGGATTGTTATTCAACAGTTTTTCCCCCATACGTACAATCTgcgtgtttgtttttttcgacAAGACAAACTGGCAGCAGATAGCAGTTTTCTTTTGTCTGAAACTCACGTTTGTTTCGCTGCGACCTTCACCAACAGAATTGATAACAGGCCAAAGCCCGAGCGAAAgaaccaacaaaagcaaaatcaaaatcaaatttgtatttttgcgtGGTTGTCCATCAAAATGTCTATAGCGAAATGAACGCAAAAGGAACCCAAGATGGGGAATCGGCAGGGGTAGAAAGAACCCTTCAGCAAACCTCATACAACACTGCAGTGTGTATACAGTTGGGGTAAACACTCATACTTATTAGTAGGATTTTAATACAGACAAGGCTCGGATATAAAAAACTTCCAGAATTAGAAATGTGCAGAACTGCTAATCAAACAATCCGAAAGTATCTGTACAGACTCAAGTGTTTCAGTTTCCCGATTAGAAACGGCCCCGAAACGAACGGATTTTACTTTTTCAGAGGACACTGCATCGAGTTACAGTTCCTCAGGATGTGCACCTGAACCAGGGAGAGTGAAAGAGTAACaataagagagaaaaaaaaaatggaacgAAAGGGAAGCAAAAGAGGAGAttaaaaaaagacaacaaaatcTCAAACAAGGGTGGTTTCTCACACAGATTGGGGGTTGGTTGACTGGCGGGCAAAGGGAGGGAAAAAATAGAATATAAGAAGGAACCGTAACCTAACGAAAAGGGAAACGAAAATCAGGTGCTGCCAGTTGGTGGAACTCATACGAAATATCCTACGAATCTCACCTTTAATCCCTTGAGGAAGACGTCCGTACGGCTTCTGCCCGCATGATCTAATCATCAGGTCCTTGCGTTCAGCGCAGTTGGTGATCACCTTGGCGGTGGTTGCAATCTGGCTAGGCGTCAGTGCCACCCCCGCTGGAGAGGGCTCAAAGGGCATCGTCTGACACTTGGAAGGGAGCCTGTAAAGACGGTTCAGCTGCTCGAGCTCCTCCTCGGCCAGAATATCCACGCCGTATCTGGCCCGGACGCGGCACAGGCCTTTTTCCGTTACGTTGGCCAGGCTCTTATTAATGCTGGCGCTAACCTCGTCCCGATCGGTTCCGAACAGATTGCAGCGGGCGCGATTGGCCACGGCCACTGGGGTGGGACGGCGTGGCTCCAGCGTCAGGCTCGACCAAAGTGGGGGCACCTGAATGGGCGCCATCGTACACTTTGCTATATTCTTCCTTCTTTCACTTGAGTTGATTCCACTTTTTCTCTTGCTTGCTTTGCAGTACTTTCTGTATCGCTTTCTGCTTTCACTTGA contains:
- the glec gene encoding gliolectin: MAPIQVPPLWSSLTLEPRRPTPVAVANRARCNLFGTDRDEVSASINKSLANVTEKGLCRVRARYGVDILAEEELEQLNRLYRLPSKCQTMPFEPSPAGVALTPSQIATTAKVITNCAERKDLMIRSCGQKPYGRLPQGIKGFYRERKAPKTISNVPKCSNSNNNNNNNIKKNNNNNNCTARVLDSGNSEIGKIVNKKDE